A portion of the Brevundimonas pondensis genome contains these proteins:
- the queG gene encoding tRNA epoxyqueuosine(34) reductase QueG: MAADPRIFIRQRAAELGFGVCRFASASEPWSAGEKLAHFVEAGRHGDMGWMETTLERRAHPTAMWDGAKTAIVLGMNYGPEADPLPELQDRSAGYISVYARGDDYHEVIKGRLKILAGQMAARLGQDVKVFVDTAPLMEKPLAQRAGLGWQGKHTNLLSRTHGNWLFLGVILTAAEIEPDEPETEHCGRCTACLDACPTNAFPAPFQIDARRCLSYLTIEYAEPWPIEFRIAAGPRIYGCDDCLGACPWNKFAQGASEARLHARDALKGPRLADLLALDDTAFRALFTKSPVKRIGRDRFIRNVLYAAGNSDDAELIAPVEALLDDPAPVVRGAAAWALSRLSPARFSQLRDIGLAREEDAGVRREWSPLP; this comes from the coding sequence ATGGCGGCCGATCCCCGCATCTTCATCCGACAACGCGCCGCCGAGCTGGGCTTCGGCGTGTGCCGCTTCGCCTCGGCCAGCGAACCCTGGAGCGCGGGCGAGAAGCTGGCCCACTTCGTCGAGGCCGGGCGTCACGGCGACATGGGCTGGATGGAGACGACGCTGGAGCGCCGCGCCCACCCCACCGCCATGTGGGACGGGGCGAAGACCGCCATCGTCCTGGGCATGAACTACGGCCCCGAGGCCGATCCCCTGCCGGAACTACAGGACAGGTCGGCGGGCTATATCTCCGTCTATGCGCGCGGCGACGACTATCACGAGGTCATCAAGGGGCGGCTGAAGATCCTGGCCGGACAGATGGCCGCCCGGTTGGGGCAAGACGTGAAGGTCTTCGTCGACACCGCTCCCCTGATGGAGAAGCCCCTGGCCCAGCGCGCCGGTCTGGGCTGGCAGGGCAAGCACACCAATCTGCTGAGCCGCACCCACGGCAATTGGCTCTTCCTCGGCGTCATCCTGACCGCCGCCGAGATCGAACCGGATGAGCCGGAGACCGAGCATTGCGGCCGCTGCACCGCCTGCCTGGACGCCTGCCCGACGAACGCCTTTCCTGCGCCCTTCCAGATCGATGCGCGGCGCTGCCTGTCCTATCTGACCATCGAGTATGCCGAGCCCTGGCCGATCGAGTTCCGCATCGCGGCGGGGCCGCGCATCTATGGCTGCGACGACTGTCTGGGCGCCTGTCCGTGGAACAAGTTCGCGCAAGGGGCGTCGGAAGCCCGTCTGCACGCCCGCGACGCCCTGAAGGGGCCGAGGCTGGCCGACCTGCTGGCGCTGGACGATACGGCGTTTCGCGCCCTGTTCACCAAGAGCCCGGTCAAGCGCATCGGGCGGGACCGGTTCATCCGCAACGTCCTCTATGCGGCGGGGAACTCCGACGACGCCGAACTGATCGCCCCGGTCGAGGCCCTGCTGGACGATCCGGCGCCCGTGGTGCGCGGGGCGGCGGCGTGGGCCCTGTCGCGGCTGTCCCCCGCCCGATTCTCGCAGCTGCGCGACATAGGGCTGGCGCGTGAGGAGGATGCGGGCGTCCGCCGCGAATGGTCCCCCCTTCCCTGA